In one Calliopsis andreniformis isolate RMS-2024a unplaced genomic scaffold, iyCalAndr_principal scaffold0266, whole genome shotgun sequence genomic region, the following are encoded:
- the LOC143187779 gene encoding uncharacterized protein LOC143187779, translated as MENVRNHVDVKLLTKWDGGFGVEAMISKPNFQSRSIFPENLIAIELRKLMVKFNKPIYVGMAILDISKTCLYKFHYDYMYPLHQRNCKIMYTDTDSLIYYIQCEDVYEMMKRDIHRFDTSDYPVDNVYGIPLVNKKVPDLTKDENSGSIMTEFIGLRAKMYALKVFGKKDVKNLKGVKNNVVAKTINFDDYKHFLHDAFEITRRQSCIRSKLHKVYTITELNIALSSYDDKRYVIADSNDTLPWGHYKITL; from the coding sequence atggaaaatgttCGAAATCATGTGGATGTAAAACTTCTGACAAAATGGGATGGAGGATTTGGTGTAGAGGCAATGATCTCAAAACCTAACTTTCAAAGCAGAAGTATTTTTCcagaaaatttaattgcaaTTGAGTTGCGTAAACTTATGGTTAAATTCAACAAACCAATTTACGTTGGTATGGCCATTCTAGACATATCAAAAACATGTTTGTACAAATTCCACTACGATTATATGTATCCATTACACCAACGAAAttgtaaaattatgtataccgacacagacagtttaatttattatattcaatgTGAAGATGTTTATGAGATGATGAAACGTGATATCCATAGATTCGACACCAGCGATTATCCAGTAGACAATGTATATGGTATTCCGCTTGTCAATAAGAAAGTGCCTGATTTGACGAAAGATGAAAACAGTGGTTCAATAATGACTGAATTCATTGGACTTAGAGCAAAGATGTATGCTTTGAAAGTGTTTGGTAAAAAAGATGTGAAAAACTTGAAAGGTGTTAAAAACAATGTTGTAGCCAAAACGATAAATTTCGATGATTACAAACATTTTTTACATGATGCATTTGAAATAACTCGTCGTCAGTCATGCATAAGGTCTAAATTGCATAAGGTATATACTAtaacagaattgaatattgctcTCAGTTCATATGATGATAAGCGATATGTTATAGCTGATTCAAATGATACACTACCTTGGGGACATTATAAAATAACATTATAA